In the genome of Ignavibacteriales bacterium, one region contains:
- a CDS encoding tetratricopeptide repeat protein, giving the protein MKIKIFHLLLLTACLKFTLAQSIPDKYAEAMEAYNSSRFSEAVILFQEFSNSYSISDELFATARFYLAESYLNTGNKDAAAVGYKFLINNFKWSSFREKSLYKLGLINFDSKKYSASRKNFTAILDEYPSSEYIGSSLYWIGESYSEENRLTDAINFLEEAVNSRKNNKYIDYSIFTLATTYEKTGDYHNAVKYYDQLLSFHKNSPLAVNAQIRIGICYFKLEDYQSAILELQSPALSNLPEELYIECIYLLANAHYRVEEYPQAAEKFNELITLFPESDLRRDAEYGLAWSFFQQRLYNESYTTFDALSMGNDKISINSFYWKAESKRYAGYDKEATSLFKEFTLKYPDNELVSGAEYQMGGLSFTEKKLDVSLEYLRSAISSPDNIIRARAYTLLGEIELNKKQFDAAAKNFDYAIGIEGVTPDIQNRAKFGKGVVNFYNKNFTGAINLLLEVEQSDPQLEKDKLNFYLAESHYALDKYSDALTRYSFVDPQQEELAEQLLYGKAYSYFNLRQYENASFHFGDFVKKFSHSDLLTDAKLRLADSYYGSKNYSAASRIYKEVFSAGKDFSNDPYALYQYAQSLYKAGNTEEAITQFGNLQRNFHESEYAIGSLFTIGWIRFQQGRFTDAIAGYRNVFEVYPNSSLSPVLYYSIGDAYFNMGKYDSANVNYEKVLELYPSSDYVFDAVNGLQYSFVAQGKHERAITLISEFVNKNPRLSFSDQILFKKGEIYYSQREYENAKLSYKEFTSAYPNSKLIPDAYYWIGKSAQNLAQNDEAVLNFTKVFESYPSNEAAAASVIEIGNIHNSTKNYDAALGTYNRALDKLANSPRYAELLFMKGLTLVNKGDINEAYEVFDEVVQYYPGTIFSDKAKIEAGMIELSAKRFENAVTYFRSLAESRSDDLGANAQYLLGLTYFEQKNYTEAITSLVRVRTIFSSYEEWLTKSYLLLGDCYYEMKDLDKAREMFRTVLSKHRGDVFGQEAQNKLRAIQ; this is encoded by the coding sequence ATGAAAATAAAAATATTTCATTTGCTGCTGTTAACAGCTTGTTTGAAGTTCACACTTGCTCAATCCATTCCTGATAAATATGCTGAAGCCATGGAAGCATATAATTCTTCGCGATTTTCTGAGGCGGTTATTTTATTCCAGGAATTCTCTAATTCATACTCAATTTCAGATGAGTTATTTGCAACTGCCAGGTTCTATCTTGCGGAATCATATCTTAATACCGGAAATAAAGATGCTGCCGCGGTAGGGTATAAATTTCTTATTAATAATTTTAAGTGGAGCAGTTTCAGAGAAAAGTCATTGTACAAACTCGGTCTAATAAATTTTGATTCCAAAAAATATTCGGCAAGCAGGAAAAACTTTACTGCAATTCTGGATGAATATCCCTCAAGTGAATACATCGGTTCATCACTATACTGGATTGGAGAATCATATTCAGAAGAGAACAGGTTAACCGACGCAATTAATTTTCTTGAAGAAGCCGTAAACAGCCGCAAGAACAATAAATATATCGATTACTCAATTTTTACTTTAGCTACTACATATGAAAAAACCGGCGACTATCACAATGCAGTAAAGTATTATGACCAGCTTCTTTCTTTCCATAAGAACAGTCCGCTTGCTGTAAATGCACAAATAAGAATAGGTATATGTTATTTTAAACTTGAAGATTATCAGTCAGCAATTCTTGAACTGCAAAGTCCGGCACTCTCAAATCTCCCGGAGGAATTATATATTGAATGTATCTACCTGCTCGCAAACGCTCACTACCGCGTTGAGGAATACCCGCAAGCCGCAGAAAAGTTTAATGAACTTATCACTCTTTTCCCTGAGTCGGATTTAAGACGTGATGCTGAATATGGATTAGCATGGTCCTTCTTTCAACAAAGGTTGTATAATGAGTCGTATACCACTTTTGATGCGCTCTCGATGGGCAATGATAAAATTTCAATTAATTCATTTTACTGGAAAGCAGAATCAAAGCGGTATGCGGGATATGATAAAGAAGCAACAAGCCTTTTTAAAGAATTCACTTTAAAGTATCCTGACAACGAACTTGTTTCCGGAGCCGAATACCAGATGGGTGGATTATCCTTTACAGAAAAAAAATTAGACGTATCCCTAGAATATCTGCGTTCAGCTATTTCGTCACCTGATAATATAATCCGCGCAAGAGCCTACACACTTCTTGGTGAAATAGAACTGAATAAAAAACAATTTGATGCTGCGGCAAAAAATTTTGATTATGCAATTGGTATTGAGGGAGTAACACCGGATATTCAGAACAGGGCAAAATTCGGGAAAGGTGTAGTAAACTTTTATAATAAGAATTTTACCGGTGCGATAAATTTGCTTCTTGAGGTTGAACAATCAGATCCTCAACTCGAAAAAGATAAACTGAATTTTTATCTCGCTGAAAGCCATTATGCTCTTGATAAATATTCAGATGCACTAACAAGGTACAGTTTTGTTGATCCACAGCAAGAAGAATTAGCTGAGCAGTTATTGTACGGAAAAGCATACTCCTACTTCAATCTCCGTCAATATGAAAATGCGTCTTTTCATTTTGGAGATTTCGTTAAAAAGTTTTCACATAGTGATTTGCTAACGGATGCGAAGTTAAGATTAGCAGATAGTTACTATGGAAGTAAAAATTATTCCGCTGCCAGCAGAATTTATAAAGAAGTCTTTAGTGCAGGAAAAGATTTTTCTAATGATCCATACGCACTGTATCAATATGCCCAATCGCTTTACAAGGCAGGAAATACTGAAGAAGCAATTACCCAGTTTGGAAACCTGCAGAGAAATTTTCATGAATCTGAATATGCAATCGGCTCATTGTTTACAATCGGATGGATAAGATTTCAGCAGGGAAGATTTACAGACGCAATTGCCGGCTACAGGAATGTATTTGAAGTTTATCCAAACTCATCATTGTCACCTGTACTCTATTATTCTATTGGTGATGCATATTTCAATATGGGTAAGTATGATTCAGCCAATGTTAATTATGAAAAAGTTCTGGAATTATATCCTTCATCGGATTATGTATTTGATGCTGTTAACGGGCTTCAATATAGTTTTGTCGCGCAAGGCAAACACGAGAGAGCAATCACTCTCATTTCAGAATTTGTCAATAAAAACCCGCGCTTAAGTTTTTCGGATCAGATACTTTTTAAAAAGGGTGAGATTTACTATAGCCAGAGAGAGTATGAAAACGCAAAGTTGAGTTACAAAGAATTTACTTCTGCTTATCCGAATAGTAAACTGATTCCCGATGCCTATTATTGGATTGGAAAAAGCGCACAGAATCTTGCTCAGAATGACGAAGCTGTTTTAAATTTTACAAAAGTATTCGAATCATATCCGTCAAATGAAGCCGCCGCAGCTTCAGTGATAGAAATTGGAAACATTCATAACAGCACGAAGAATTATGATGCGGCATTGGGCACTTATAATCGCGCATTGGATAAGCTTGCAAATTCTCCAAGGTACGCAGAGCTTTTGTTTATGAAAGGTTTGACTCTTGTAAATAAAGGTGATATTAACGAGGCATACGAAGTATTTGACGAAGTAGTTCAGTACTATCCCGGTACCATCTTTTCGGATAAAGCTAAAATTGAAGCTGGTATGATTGAACTCTCCGCAAAACGTTTTGAAAATGCCGTAACATATTTCAGAAGCCTGGCTGAATCCCGGAGTGACGATCTTGGAGCGAACGCACAATACCTATTGGGACTAACATATTTCGAACAAAAAAATTATACCGAAGCAATTACATCACTTGTCAGAGTTAGAACAATTTTTTCTTCTTATGAAGAATGGTTAACCAAATCATACCTGCTTCTTGGTGATTGTTATTATGAAATGAAAGATCTTGATAAAGCACGGGAAATGTTTCGGACAGTACTATCAAAACACAGAGGTGATGTGTTTGGACAGGAAGCACAAAATAAATTGAGAGCGATACAATGA
- a CDS encoding TonB-dependent receptor, with product MNKSVLILILLFISNILLAQDEKKNLPSVELPDFVITGKDALEIKKVKKPLPKFVSTVSSDFFKPSIPPDELELREFPNPIKQEKTLIDSVDFYNGYAEAGAGIHSLPVGKIIYTHPFNQGKVFGKFGALNRVAHTDNSEFLGINAGAGVAFITSTNSEVLPGTQFSLVGDYSSFDYKLYGAQVPEKKKLSDGKVKLKINNHYLDDALFGLNIGGDFTSFRNEPYKENIFNAEAYSRFNISNFNLGFIFNYELQSISIQRVGNNELDFVFVRPFVGLNLSNTIKSQFGFTYTKSAKEAYSFPFVSVALRIDKNISIYSEYAPGAEFVTNTTLLRQNRYYDPESYFNILFEKKHLLNATLKYEFDKYFEIDAGFEYMATDNIPYFTDANNTGIFRLQKSDAVSYSGFINLLFHLGPSGVFYGSIEGNDTKNGADKFIPYYPQIKSSLNYGYTFNFGLNATATLLYQSKVFTDILNTNDLDAYFDLGAKFAYPISTGFNLTFELANLLSRKNYLWNGYKELPLDATLGVNFRW from the coding sequence ATGAACAAATCAGTTTTAATATTAATACTACTCTTTATTTCAAATATTCTTCTCGCTCAGGATGAAAAGAAAAATCTGCCATCAGTTGAACTGCCGGATTTCGTAATAACCGGCAAAGACGCGCTTGAAATAAAGAAAGTAAAGAAACCATTGCCGAAGTTTGTTTCTACGGTATCAAGTGATTTTTTCAAACCATCTATTCCGCCGGATGAACTGGAGCTTCGTGAATTTCCAAATCCTATCAAGCAGGAAAAAACTCTGATAGATTCAGTCGACTTTTATAACGGCTACGCTGAAGCAGGTGCTGGTATACATTCATTACCTGTTGGAAAAATCATTTACACTCATCCGTTCAATCAGGGAAAAGTTTTCGGAAAATTTGGTGCACTGAACCGTGTTGCGCATACAGATAACAGTGAGTTCCTGGGCATCAACGCTGGAGCAGGAGTAGCTTTTATTACAAGTACAAACTCAGAAGTATTGCCCGGCACACAATTTAGTTTGGTAGGTGATTATTCATCATTCGATTATAAACTTTATGGTGCCCAGGTGCCGGAGAAAAAAAAGTTATCGGATGGAAAAGTAAAACTGAAAATTAATAACCATTATTTGGATGATGCTTTGTTTGGTTTGAACATCGGGGGAGATTTTACTTCGTTCAGGAATGAACCTTACAAAGAAAATATCTTTAATGCAGAAGCATATTCAAGATTTAATATTTCGAATTTCAATCTCGGTTTTATTTTCAATTATGAACTTCAAAGTATATCAATTCAGAGAGTCGGTAATAACGAACTTGATTTCGTTTTTGTAAGACCGTTTGTAGGACTGAACCTTTCGAATACAATCAAATCACAATTCGGATTTACTTACACTAAATCAGCAAAAGAAGCATATAGTTTTCCTTTTGTTTCTGTGGCACTAAGGATTGACAAAAATATTTCGATTTACTCTGAATACGCTCCGGGCGCAGAGTTTGTAACGAACACAACTTTACTTCGACAAAATCGTTATTATGATCCTGAATCGTACTTCAATATTTTGTTTGAGAAAAAGCATCTGCTTAATGCAACATTGAAGTATGAGTTCGACAAGTATTTTGAAATTGATGCCGGGTTTGAATATATGGCAACAGATAACATCCCTTATTTTACAGATGCAAATAATACCGGGATATTCAGACTTCAAAAATCAGATGCAGTCAGTTATTCCGGATTTATCAACCTGTTATTTCATCTTGGACCTTCAGGAGTTTTTTACGGATCAATTGAAGGTAATGATACAAAGAATGGTGCGGATAAATTCATTCCTTATTATCCGCAGATAAAAAGTTCCCTGAATTATGGTTACACATTTAATTTTGGATTGAATGCAACTGCAACACTCCTTTATCAATCAAAAGTCTTTACTGATATTTTGAATACAAATGATCTTGATGCGTATTTCGATCTCGGTGCTAAATTTGCGTATCCGATCTCGACCGGGTTTAATCTTACATTTGAACTTGCTAATTTATTAAGTAGAAAAAATTATCTATGGAATGGTTATAAAGAATTACCTCTTGATGCTACTTTAGGCGTAAACTTCAGATGGTAA
- a CDS encoding DUF92 domain-containing protein, translating to MDITNFLQDKLIINLIYGILLSAVVSILSFKVKFLTKSGSFAMFFLAALIFGFGGWKWTVPIFLFFLLSSLLSVIRKSRNKSVEEFFVKTGKRDYAQVLANGGLSGVLVIFYYFFQSELIYCVFVSSVAAVCADTWATEIGTMFDVKTVDLLTSKEVPQGESGGISVIGIFGSVLGAVIISASSLYWINAFQADYFLIMASAGVFGSIVDSFLGATLQAKYECVICQIRTERIVHCNNETQLKRGHEWLTNDLVNFFASVSGGLFCTLILGFM from the coding sequence TTGGATATCACGAACTTTCTGCAGGATAAGCTCATAATAAATCTAATCTATGGAATCCTGCTCTCTGCTGTTGTCTCAATTCTTTCGTTTAAGGTTAAATTCCTTACAAAGAGCGGTTCCTTTGCGATGTTCTTTTTGGCGGCTTTGATTTTTGGTTTTGGAGGTTGGAAATGGACAGTTCCTATATTTCTGTTCTTCTTATTGTCGAGTTTACTATCTGTCATCAGGAAAAGTCGAAACAAAAGTGTTGAGGAATTTTTTGTCAAAACCGGTAAACGAGATTATGCGCAGGTTCTGGCGAATGGAGGTTTATCCGGAGTTCTTGTCATTTTCTATTACTTCTTTCAATCGGAACTTATCTATTGTGTATTCGTCTCATCTGTTGCTGCGGTTTGTGCAGATACCTGGGCGACAGAAATAGGAACTATGTTTGACGTTAAGACTGTTGATTTACTTACAAGTAAAGAAGTACCGCAGGGAGAATCAGGTGGAATTTCAGTTATAGGAATCTTTGGTTCGGTACTGGGTGCAGTTATTATTTCAGCATCTTCACTTTACTGGATAAATGCATTTCAGGCAGATTATTTTTTGATTATGGCATCCGCAGGTGTATTTGGAAGTATTGTTGATAGTTTCTTAGGTGCAACATTACAGGCAAAGTATGAATGTGTCATTTGCCAGATCAGAACTGAAAGAATCGTTCATTGCAATAATGAGACACAGCTTAAACGGGGACACGAATGGCTTACAAATGATCTCGTTAATTTTTTTGCATCTGTAAGCGGAGGACTGTTCTGTACACTTATTTTAGGATTTATGTAG